The Fulvia fulva chromosome 1, complete sequence region GACGGGATGGGGTGCCGCTTCCTGCTTGTCTTCGTTAGAAGCGGCTGAGAGATTTGTGAGTTGGCTGGCATGCATGGTAGGAGGCTTCGTTTGATCGAGGGAGGGAGATTATTGTTAGGCTTGGACACTTATGCACTTTAGCGGGATGTTGGTGGGTTGAACAGGAGGAGCACGGAGGTGGCTTTCTTCTCGAAAGACTTGCATATTGGCATTGCTTGTTCTCGTATCCTCGCAACTGCAATCCACAACAATCGATCAAACATTCTCCTTATGCAACCAACTCTCATCCGTCTTCTGCAGCTCACTACTAACCCTCCCCTCCTCCACCTCAACCCCCATCGCCTTCCCCCTACTATGCATCGCCGCCAAACTCGCCGCCCTCGGATCTACACTACTCGCCCTCCTTACCGCACTCTCCTCCCTCTCAATATACTCCACCGGCCGCTTCGAGCTCGTCGCCGTCTTATCCCTAAAGACCAGAACATTATGATTGTCGCGGAAGTACATGTCGATATCTTCGAGCGTTCTGCCGGCTGTTTCTGGGTAGAGGAAGTAGACGATAGGGACGAAGGAGAAGTTGAAGGTGGTCCAGATGATGTAGAATTTCCAGCGTAAAGTGCGGATTCCGATGGGCGTGATTTCGACGACCATGAAGTTGGAGATCCAGTTGGTGGCGGTGCCGAGGGCGGCGCCTTTGGAGCGCATGGAGAAAGAGTTGATTTCGGCTGTGGGGGGAATGGGGTCAGGTGTTGAGGGAAATAGCTTGTGGGGGAAGTTGAGACTTACCAGGGAATAACCACGGCACACCCTGGAATCCAATCCCGAAGAAGACGTAGCAGAGGAAGAAGGCCACACTAGCGCTCGCGACCTTGTCTTGTTCTGAAAAGCCTTCCTTCTCGCTCAAGCGGAGCAGGATCGTAATGAGCAGGTAGCAGAAACATTGACCAGCAGCGGCATACATCATCATCTTCCTGCGGCCCCAACGCTCAACGTTGGGAATTCCGATGAGGGAGAAGAGGAGGTATGAGACGCTGTTGCAGGCAGCGAGGAGGCGGGCCAGGGTGTTGCTGAGGCCGACGGATTCGATCAGGACGGTGGGGAGGTAGTAGGATGTTACGTTGATTCCGGAGAGCTGAGGGAGGGATGCGAGTTAGCTTTTACTCTGAAGGTGATGTGGCGATCTTGGGATCCCTACCTGTTGCATCGCCTGCGCGCCCATGCCCAGAGCCAGTCGTCGCAGCGTACAAGTTCCAGCTTGAGATGCCTCCTCCCACGGACCAGATCGCGAATGCGGGAACTGTTCTCTCTTTCATAGGCAGTCGTGAACTTGATCTCGTTAAGCTCAGTCTGGACGTATGGATCCTCAATCTCAGAGCCTTCAATATCAGCCAAGATTTGTTCCGCTTCCTCGACCTTATCCTTCTGCACCAACCACCTGGGCGACTCCGGCAACCAAGGCACCGTGGCATAAAGAATGACAATGAATATGAACTGCAGCGCGAGCGGGATGCGCCATGCCACAGCTCCGCCGGCGAAGGAGAAGCCATATGTGACCCAGTTGCTGAGGGAGAAGCCGGCGATGTTGAGGATGAGTTCAATTACAATGAGCTTTCCTCTCCACGCAGCTTTACTCGTTTCTGCTTGCCAAGGTGGGGCGGTGGAGTTGTTGAGACCGTTGCCTACGCCAGCTACGATGCGGCCAACAATCATCTGAGGCACTCCATAGGCTGTGATCTGAAGGATGGCGCCGATAGACATGACGGTGGTACCGAGAAGGATCGTTCGCTTTCGTCCAAGAATGTCTCCAATGAAGTAGGCCAGGATGGCGCCGAAGAAGCAGCCAATGTTGTATATCGCTGTTACTGTGCCGAGGAGAGAACTGTTGTTCCGCAGGTTGAGAGTATCGAGAAAGTCGTCCGTTACAACCACGCCTCCAAAAACACCCTGATCATAGCCGAATAAAGTCATATCGGTACCACAGGCGACAGTCACTATATGTTATCTCTTGTCAGTCCATTGTCATGTAAGTAAGGACGTGTTCTTCTTCCCGTATCCCAGAAGGTGAGCCATCCTCCTCGGAGACCAAAGTACCGATTGTCCTTGTCACCAGAGCCAAACATCTTGATGACTGAAGGGTCCTATCTGCATGTGAAACCAGGGAGCGCCGAGAAGAGCGACGCTCCATGATATATACCATGAATGATCTCGAGACACTTGAGTTCCAAAGGCACCTACCACTACACTAAGGATGCCGTTGGGCTTCGCTATGCTTGTGCAGGACGGTCCACAAGCCTCCAATCAAGAACAACGTCAGCGATTGTGAAACCAACGAAGACATGAGATCAAGCATCATGACGCACCAAGCACTATGGTAGTGCAGCGGCGCGCAAGGTAAGGCGTGTGCCGAGCAGCCTTTCTGCACCCCATGCGCCATGTTGCGTAGGAATAAAACCATACAGAAATCAGGGCGGTCTATTGCTCGGTGGCGTTTCGGCGGTATTCTCATGCTTCGGTCGTCATGTCTGGCTAGACCGGCAGAACCTTGATCAACCCTGCTTACGATCGACATGCTTGCGGCGTTTGACGGCGTTGTGAAGATGGTTGCTCATTGTCCATTTCCTGTGACTGTTTTTCAACATGCTGCTATCTTGCTGCCTTCAAAGCTGTGACAACTTCAATCCAGCTTCGATGTCGGTGGCGTCATTTGTGGATGATGGTGCCACGGTGCGACCATGGGAGATGGACAGACGACAGACGGTGCGGGGGACTCCAGGATTTCCTCCACACGGGCACcatcgatcctagtccaaACATGAGGTCGCGTGAGTGTGCTGCTGGACAGTAGGACCGTCACATTTAGTGGTAAGTCTCGAAAGACACTCCACAGGCCAAGTGCGAGCGTCGAGCAATTCGGCCGTCATCCAGCAAGACGTGCTGGTACGACAGATGCTCACACTTGCACTCTGTGATGCCTGGGTCCGATGCTGGGTGAACAGGAATTGCGGAGATCCTAATATCCTAGTCGGTGCCACAGAGACACCTTGACACGGGGCTTCTGCGGCGCCTCGTACACGATTCGGATTCGGATTCGGACGAGGTCCTGGAACTGAGGCGCGAACTTCGGCTAATGCCAGGTTCAATGGCTGTTGGTAGTCTTGCTGATATCTGTACTGTGCACTTCGACTGATGGACGGGAAATTTTTCTCTCAGGCTGCAACTCATCGGCCAGCCTGAGGCCCTAAAAGGCGAATACCAGCAAGAGCATCGCCGAGATGACCATAGTCTGCCATACGCCTGCGACCAAAGATGTGGACTTCTTCGCCGTGTGGCCATGACAGAAAGCCGAAGCGGATTGTGAGATACCCAGCCAGGGCAAGGGAAGCTGTTAAGGAAAGTACCATATTGCCCAAGTTCCGATCAAGGTAGGGGAACTGCTTCGCGTTTGATAAAGCCAACCGTGGTCCACCAACAACAGGTAGCTGCATCCAGATCCCATGGCGAATCTCCTTGATGGTTGCAGACATTGTCGAAGTGTTGGGTGCTTTCCACGGCAGCGACATATCATGCGCGTGAGCTGCAGCCACTTGTGATAGCCGAAGAACGTGATCAGCGTCGGTAGCAAGGCTTAACAAGCTATGTAGTCGGTCGGTGTAGGCCACGAGCGACTTGTACTTCCGCTTGATGGTTGATGCTAGCCAGTCTTGTGGTACTTGTGGGTACAAGATGAGACTGAGATAGCCGTACAGTAAGCAGTCGATCGAGGTCGGCTCTGCAGTCCCGAGCAAGTAGTCGTTATGTTGGAGTGCCTCGTGCAACGGCTCGAAGAAGTTGTCTACCAGAGCATTCAACTTGAACACTGCTGCATGCTCAGGTCTCTGCAGAAGACTCCTCAGTGTATCCTTGCGTGGTAGAAGCAGGCTTGCTCTCTGCTTTGCCTCCGCCTCGAATCCGGGCTGCTCTTTCCCTACTCCTTCATAACCTGGTGGCTTGTTGCTCATATCCTCGTGCACATTGTCGACATCAATGCTCGATATGGCCAAGTGTTCTGTTCGTGATCTAGCAGCTGTGCGTCGTTGTGGTGGTATTATGTAGTTGATGTGCCATGGCAGAATCTTGGTGAAGGCGGGACGAGTCGTGTAGCGGTAGTTCTCGAAGCCGACGTAGAGCGATATGTCCAGCAGTGTCTGCGCGTTGGACTCGATGAAGGACGTGAAGGCAAGAGAATCGGTGCGTTGCTTTGCATCTAGCCGGACGGCCTCGTCGGATATGCGTCTGTTCGCGAAGTGGCGTACGATGTTGTTGAAGCCAGAGACTTGTGCTTGGCCATCGATCAGGAAGGGCAGTCGATGTGTTTGGTCATGCGTTGGGATCAGCTCGTGTTGGTCTTTGACGCGGAGCTGGAGCAGTGCAACAGCTGCATTACATTCTGCGTCAATCGAAGGTAGCCCAAATGCAGGGCCCAAGATGAAGAGTCGCATCATCTTCGAGCTCATCATCAATATCGCATGTCCATAGGTGCAGGTGGATGTTCACATGCAAAAAGGGAATGGCCCGACGCGTCGGGTCGTGGCTGCCAGTTCTGAGCACAACATCCCTGTCAACGATCTGCATCGGTGCAGGTCCGGTGCATCACAGATTCACAGGCTCGCTAGGTGCGTGCCGAGACCTTGAAGGCCTGCACACGGTCCCGTCTCTGTGCCAAAGATACCGCACGGCACTGTGCTGCTAGGCTGGTTGTGCCACACTCTCAAGTATCGAGAGACTCCAGCCAAGAGACGCGGCTGTGTGTGCACGAAGACGCTGTACATGACGCCGCTCCGTCATCCCAGGACACACATGTGGATGTGCATGCACGACACCATCATTATTCGATTAGACAGTGTCTTACTCCTCAACATTACTAGCAGTAATGTCACTCGCGTCCCCTCAAACACCCTCTTCGTCGTAGGACAATTCGCCCCACAACTCGCATACAACTTCGCCGAATCCCCCACCATAAACCCACTAACCTTCAACGTCCCCCCGGCATCATGTTGGAAACCCTTATTATCCGCCCCAAATGAGGTGCAGCCGTGTGGAGGAAGCGGTTCCTCCAGCCATACTATAGGCAGAATTGCATCCCCACCAAATCCGGGATATGATCGTGACTTCGTGGTCTTGCCAAGGCACGCGATGCAGTATGTTGTTTCATTGCGCCTCCACTTCTCGCAATCGGATACGGCCAGCACGTAGCAAGTACACTGGCTTTGCTTCGTTCGGGAAGAGTGAGGTCAAGCACGCACCGCGCCTTGGTGCTGCTTGTCGACGCTTGGCACAGCCAAGCTGGGCGGGCAACCTCCGAGTCTGGCGATCACTGATCGTTGTCCAGAAGATAGGCAAAAGATCGGTTGACTTGCTGGAGGTTGGATGATCTTTTGGTTGTGAGCCTAAGCATGTCACAACTTGTTTACTTGCGGCCTCTCGAGCTTCGTTTGTGCCTAATGAGGATAATGTACCCGAGGGCCAAGTGCGATTGAGCGCGCAGAGTCTCGTTATTGTAGATGGTGACAGAAACTTAGATGCTCGCCACGTGCTCAGCGCGAACCTCCATGTTTCATGGGCTTTACGATGCTCTCCGCTCAAGGTGTTTGGGGCAGAGGAGGGTCCACTGCGCCGTCCCTGGACGATAGGTGTCATGGTCGTGAGAGATGTAGTACCTGGCAGTCTTCCAGTGCCGCTGAGTGATATCAGGCTGGCCAACCAGAACTACGCGTGATTGCATCTACCTCATGCAGCCATCGGTAGCGCCATGTACGTGCAGTTCTTCCGTGGACGCTCAGTAGATGGGCCGACCCTAACATGAAGAGGAGCATGGTCAGTTTCCTGCAGCCACAGGCGGTGCTCAGTACAGAGCCAATGCCGTCCCAGCATGACGGAACGTGGATCGAATGATCCTGTCACCCCAGATATACCGTAGCCCATGGTCCTCAGATCCGCGCAACAGCGCGCAAAGGGTCGCGTAAGTCGGTTAGAACGATCTCAAAGTCAAGTCAGTAGTCTGGCGATCGGCTACGTACCGACCAGCAAACAGAAAACCACGAATGAATCGGATGGCATTGCCGCACAGCTCGACTTTTACCCGTGTTTGACCATGAGACACCAAGTCGGTAAGTTTGTGCTGGGCACAACAAGCAACATATCGTCATCGTCCGCCTGAAGCACGTGGTGGTTTGTTTGAGCTGTTAATCGGGTCAGTGCGTGCCGCACAGAGGAGCCGACAGCGATCGTGGGAGTACAGTAGTTCGACACCGCGGAAACGTAGTCATCTTGTTTAGTGAGTAACCCCACTCATCAACCATGATGTCGATTCCTGGATGGCAGGGCGAAAGTTCGGCCACACCAGATAGCCGGGTTGCGAGACATTGTCTTGCCAGGTTCTCCACGTGCTTCCACGCTAGGGTCCATTCAAGGGCATAGTGCAATCTGGCTGTTATGAATGTCGAATGACTGTCTGAGTAGTCGCGGTGACCTGTCTGGTTCTCTGTGCGCCAGAGCCAACCGCAACGCAATTGGCAGAAGTAAGAGAGCGCTGCAAGTAAGTCAAGACTGGAGATTGTGACGATCAAGGTAAATTTGCGCGACGTACAATTGCAACTTCGCTTCACTTCAGCATCGGTATCAGAAAGGATGATTGGAGAATTGTGTTGATCGCTGCTGTACGGTCAAGTCCACTGGAGTTGAGTCTTGCAACACTGCTTACCGCCAGTGTAGCGAAGAGAAGAGCTGATTGGGATCTCAGTAACAGTACAACATACCAACACCAACCACGATTTGCCCTTTAGTCGCGCACTCCCAACATGATCTCCGGCGGTGTGTGCGAGCTGCTATGTTATGGCCTCAGTCTCAGGATCAAAGCTTGAGGATTTTGGACGTACGACACTATAACAATCCTCCTTCCCAATCCGCTCGCGCTCCACCCTACAACTTGCCATCCTAGCAGAAGGTTTAGTGCTATGCCGGAGTGACGCACGCTTACGACTTTCATTAGCGCACTTGCGGCCAGTGGAGTCAACCGACCGTTCAGACTTCTTCAATTTCACCCTCCTCGGAACCAGACTGAAGAGCAGGCTCTTCGTCCTTCAGCACACCAGCACTCTCAGCACGGCGTGATCGCTGCAAGTAGTCAGTATATAACTCGAATACGGTGCGCATTAAACGACTTACCTTGCTCTCACGCATGCTGCCATCAGACTCGCGACGCTTGCGCACGGATCCTGGACGACTGCCAACGGCATCTTCATCACCATAGTCCAAAGTCTTACCCTTGTCACGTGGATCAGCGCGACTGATGTAGCTCCGCTCGCGTTCCAGCTCTCTCTCACGTCTCTCGCGCTCATAGACAGACACGCCATCTCGACGGTCGTGTCTACGATCGTCCTCACGCGAGATGTATCGGTCATCTCGGCGATCGCGTGGTGGTGGGGTGAGGCCAAACGAAGGCTTGCGGTACGATCTCTCGCGAGCTTCCTGGGCCTTGCGTCTGTCAGCTTCGTAAGCATCGATCTCGGGCGTACGAGTTCGGTGGCGACGATCTCGGGAGCGATCACGGTCGTCGCGTCGTGCACCATTTCTGTCGTCTCGGTCACGGCGTGCTCGATCGCGCTCGTGCTCATCTCTCTCCTTGAGTCGGCGCATGTACTTCTCGTAGGCAGTCGCCCTCATGTCGTCATCAGCAGCTTCCCAGTCGCGAGTACCTGCAAGCAGTCGTGTAACATCCTCAAGGGTGTCCTCAAGCCGGATGGCTGGTCTATTGCGCTTCATCTGTGTTCTGATGCCATCGATGATGTCTCTCTTATGGCGCTCGGCATCGAGCTTGCTGTCTTCGTGACGCTTCTTGATCTTGTCCATGAGTCTTGAATAGATCAAGTTCAGCTCGTCATCTTTCAAGACCGATGTCTTTGGGTGAGACTGCATGACGTCCATGAACTGGTCGAAGGTGGTGTCGAGGGTCATCTCGTAGCGTCTGTCTTCCAACACGTCCATCGCGTCGTTGCGCTTGGAGCGTAGCTTGCGCTCTTCGTCTTCGACAATGTCCCAGAACAGGTCCAGAGGGTCACTGCCTGGCATGCCGACATAGCTAGTGAATCGCGGATCGTCAGCGAAAGAGGAGTGCACGTCCTGCCACTTGCTGCCAGCCTTGATCTTGCCTTCTCTCAGCTTGTCGTTGAGCGATTGTCTGAAGCCATCACGAGCCTGGCGCTCTCGGCGTCGCTTCAAGCGCTTCTCCTGCTGCAGCTTCTCGTTGGCGACTCGCTCCAAGGCCTTCATGTGGTTCTCGAACGCATAGAACACATCAAGCTTGTTGAGTGCTCGGAAGATGTCTTCGGAGACGAAGCGGTCGCTTGTCGTGATCTTCTCTTCGGCGTCGTTCCATCTGGTATCAGGATCGACGATCAGCACTCTGAGCATGGAGTCGAGCTCGGCGATGGCAGTCTTGCGGCGGGCAGACTCTTCTTCGGCGTGCTTCTTCTTCAGCTCAAGGATGTACTCATCGAACATGCGCTTGCGCTCATCATCATCTCCAGCCTGCTTGTAGACATACTCGCCCTGGATCATTGGTCTTGCAGTCTTCCAGCGCGTGTAATGCTTGATCTCCTCATGGGTCCGTAGCATCTTACGGAAGTCTTCACGCAACTTTTCTTTGCGCTCCTTCTCCTTGCCCTTCTCTTGTGCACGCACTTCTTGGCAGTACTTCTCGTATGCCACTTTTCGCTCCTTGGGGTCCTTGATGGCGCGGTACTCCCGGTCGCGCACAACAACACGCAAGGCATCCTGCCACTCGGTGTCGGGTGAGATGTTGTGACGCTTGAGCAACTTGCAGAAGGCCTCTTCTGCTTGTTCGTGGGTGGCATAGTCAGGCTCGTCGTTCTTCGCTGGCATTGGTCCCCTGAAGCCAACGTCATCCCGCCGGTTCTCCCATGGCATGCCACCGCCGCCGCCTCTTGGGCCTTCGCGGTCGAAAATTGGCTTGTTTGGCAGACCAGCCATACGGTCGTCCCGCCTCGTCATGCGATCTTCGGATCTGTCTGGACGGCCGTAGTCCTGACCTCTACCTGCCACAAAGTCTGGACGAGCGTTTTGGCGAGGTGCCTGATCCATGACAGCTGGTCTGTCCCATCTTGTCTCCTTTGTGACCTTGTTGTAGTAGTATGCTCGACCATCAGGCGCTTTTGCTTCACTCCAGTCGCTGGCACTACCATTCGGACCTGCTGGTGTCGCCGGAGCATCGAAGTCGTCGGGCTTGCTCCATGATGTCTGCTTGGTTTGCTTGTTCCAGAAGTATTTGCGGCCGTCTGGCGCGGTCGCCTCGGCCCAGGCACTCATGTTTGGTTGATGTGTAGGTGATGATGGTGTGCAAAAGAATTGGTGTCGGGATTGCTGGGTGAGAGGTGAAGCGCGTGACCGCAGCTCGCAAGGCGATGTGGTCGTCCTTGGGAGGCCGCGAGGTGGAGTTTTGAAGCTCGGAAAAGCTAATGGAGAGTTAGCGTACCACGTGACTGGACGCTTTACAGGGAATCACACTCGAGCAAGAGCATTCACTTCAGACATACCAAATATCAACGTCTAATCTGTTTGGCCCACCATCGAATCAGTGCGTTCTGACCAGCAGAGAGCGGGCTTAAAGAAAAAGGCTACGTATCGATCCAGCCTTGCCGAGGGACCTGAGTTCACTCTACAGCAGCTCAGAGACCCTGCCATTTATGGGGATGTGTCCGACGTGATGCGTCCTTCCAGAGACCGTCCGCTTAGGAAACGTGACGAGATGACCAGAGCATGGGAAGGGATAGATCCAAAGGTATGCCGCGATGCAACATCAACTATGCCGGAGGTTCTGAGACCATTACATCAGCAGCTCAGAGAGCGCAGTAGCGATGGGGATGTGCCACAAAACAGCGCACATTCTTCCTTCACCGCCAGCCTCAATCATGTCTGGAACCATTGAAGTTCTCAAGAAAAGACTGGCCAAGAAGACCGCAATATCAACCCAGCCTCGTCGGAGGTTCTGAGACCACCACATCAGCAGCTCAGAAAACGAAGAAGCAACGGGGATGTGTCACAAATAGCGCACATTATTCCTTGACAGCCAGCTTGAATCATGTCTTGTATCCATTGAAATCTGGGAAAAGGGACTGGTCAAGAAAGCCGCAATATCATCTTAGCCTCGCCGGAGGATTTGATACTGCCACATCAGCACCTTGGACAACGTGGAAGCAGTGGGGATGCGCCAAAAACAACGCACATTCTTCCTATAACGTTAGCTTGAATCAATTGTTGAACTATTGGAATTTGGGAGAAAAAGCTGGCCAAGGAGGCGGCAATATCATCCCAGCCTCCCTGGAGGTTTTGATACTGCCACATCAGCAGCTTGGTAGTCTATATGCAACGATATCACACCATAGCACGATGCGGAAACCATCTCTCGTGGATGCCATAGCGGACGATTTGGGCGATAACAAGATCATCATCGACCACTTTGCGCCAGACACAAGACTCGCCGCCGCTTCGGCATGGTGCGACCACACAGAATGCGTATAAGGTTGCCCTCGTTCTCGTCAGTGGCGGCAGTGGTGCGGATTGGTGTCGTTTGGATAAACGGTGCTTTGAACCCCCTGTTCGGAGTTGACATACTTGTTTGGGGTCACGAATATGATGCGGTGCAAGGACGGAGCAAGAAGGCCATGGGAAACGACACTATCGGCATGAGCTTCTCCTTCCACCATCTCCGCCTCATCAAGAAGGGCAAAATCATCATCAACGGCATCACCGGTTCAATACCAGGTGGTACCAGACTACGTTCGGATACTTAGAGGAATGACTGGACGTGTCGCTGAGTGGTTTCGGTGTGCTTACCTTGAGCTCGCCTGGAAGTTTCTTCGCAACACGTTCGCGAAGTCGTTGTACAACTAGTTGGCCAACCCATAATCCCTCCTCTGCTCCACCAACTCCTCGACAGTCCGCTCGCGCCACGCAAGCCACTCATCCAACAGTCTGCGGCGGTTCTCAATAACAGCCTTATCAGCACTACTGCGCTTAGCGTTATCAGCCTCGTCGAATTGGCGGGAGTAGTCGCGGCTATCTAACGCTATAACACCACAGCACGACGCGGCAATCCCTCTCCAGCTTCGCCGGAGGATTCGACACTGCCACGTCAGCAGCCTGGCACTCTACATCCAACAATATCACACCATAGCACGACGCGCCCCCTCTATCCCATCACCTTCCCAATCTCACTAGCCCACCCCTCCGCCCTCTCAAACCCATTCGTATACGTCCCATGATCCATCATCGCCCGCCTGACCTGGCTTGCATCCGTCAAAACGAACGGCCCATACTGCACAATCGGCTGATCCAAAGGCAATCCCGCTACAAGAATGAACCTCGCGTTCTCCTTCGCATCAGCCGGGACTGAGGCAATGACTTGATCTCCCTTCTGCTCAAACACGGTGTTGTGGTACTGTGGGACTTCTCGGCTTGTCGCACCGGTATCCCATGTCGTCTTGCCTTCGAGAGTGTATGCGAAGGAGTTCCAGCCGGCGGGGAGAGGCTGGGCGAGTTTGCCTCCCGGTTGGATCGTCACATCCAATAGCCAGACGGGAGTATACGCCAATTCCTGTACACTGTCCACACCCTGAGAGCGACCGCTGATTACTTTGACCTTCACTTTGCCATcgtctgccgtcgcctctGGGATCTCCTTGGCCCTTAGGTCTCGATACCTCGGTTCACAGGCCTTAAGATCTTTCGGAAGATCTACCCAGAGCTGCATTCCGATATTACTTGATCCTGTGCCGTCATCGTGTGGCATTTCAGCGTGAACGATTCCTTTGCCGGCTGTCATGAATTGCAGGTCACCAGCGTTGATCGTTCCTTTGTTTCCAGCAAAATCTTCGTGATCTACGGCGCCGGAGAGGAGGTATGTTATTGTTTCCTGGCCTCTGTGCGGGTGGTCTGGGAAGCCAGCACCTGGAGCGACTGAAAAGTGATCCAACATCAAGAAAGGCGTGAAGTTCCTCAGTCGTGGTGTGCCTATTGAGCGGCGGACTGTGGCTCCAGCACCCTCGGCCTGTTCAATCGCTTCGAAGACCTTCTGAATCCCTCTCGGCTTCGGATTCGTAGCATTAAGACTGGGAATGACCGGCAGTCCCACAAACTTCGTATCCGGCGCCATTGCTGCTGTTGTAGCGTTTGTTCTGAGATTCCTTGTCAAGCTGTTTATTGTGGATGTCCTGAGAATGCCTCGCATGTACTCTGTAATGTGTCCTTGCTGGTAGATTGCTACTGTTATCGCTGCTATACTTACGAAAATGGAGAGGAGGAGCTTCATCAAGCCGTGAACGAGGGAGGGCATTTGTATCTGTGGACAGATCTGAGGATGGAAATCGCATGAAGGGAAGAGAAGCTGTGGTTTAGTGTGACATGCGTTACTGATCATTGGAGAGCAGAATTGCCGGAATTGGGGTGTTTAGTGGTGATTTTGGGGGGCTATCTTTGTGGGTGGAGGAGTTTTGCCATGATTTCGAAGGATTGGAAATCCTTTATGTCCTGTGGGTAATCACGCAGTGTCGCGTGGAGTGTTGTGGATATGGTGTGCTACGCTATTGCTCGAAGAGGCAGGTCATCCTCGGCCGATCCTATGGCCAACCTCAGCTTGAATCCTGGAGGCTGGTGAATTGTATCGTATATGCGTCTGTAGAATAGATCAATCGTCTTTTGCCAGTCATTGTCAC contains the following coding sequences:
- a CDS encoding MFS-type transporter oryC, yielding MFGSGDKDNRYFGLRGGWLTFWDTGRRTLTVACGTDMTLFGYDQGVFGGVVVTDDFLDTLNLRNNSSLLGTVTAIYNIGCFFGAILAYFIGDILGRKRTILLGTTVMSIGAILQITAYGVPQMIVGRIVAGVGNGLNNSTAPPWQAETSKAAWRGKLIVIELILNIAGFSLSNWVTYGFSFAGGAVAWRIPLALQFIFIVILYATVPWLPESPRWLVQKDKVEEAEQILADIEGSEIEDPYVQTELNEIKFTTAYERENSSRIRDLVRGRRHLKLELLSGINVTSYYLPTVLIESVGLSNTLARLLAACNSVSYLLFSLIGIPNVERWGRRKMMMYAAAGQCFCYLLITILLRLSEKEGFSEQDKVASASVAFFLCYVFFGIGFQGVPWLFPAEINSFSMRSKGAALGTATNWISNFMVVEITPIGIRTLRWKFYIIWTTFNFSFVPIVYFLYPETAGRTLEDIDMYFRDNHNVLVFRDKTATSSKRPVEYIEREESAVRRASSVDPRAASLAAMHSRGKAMGVEVEEGRVSSELQKTDESWLHKENV
- a CDS encoding Metaxin-like protein codes for the protein MMSSKMMRLFILGPAFGLPSIDAECNAAVALLQLRVKDQHELIPTHDQTHRLPFLIDGQAQVSGFNNIVRHFANRRISDEAVRLDAKQRTDSLAFTSFIESNAQTLLDISLYVGFENYRYTTRPAFTKILPWHINYIIPPQRRTAARSRTEHLAISSIDVDNVHEDMSNKPPGYEGVGKEQPGFEAEAKQRASLLLPRKDTLRSLLQRPEHAAVFKLNALVDNFFEPLHEALQHNDYLLGTAEPTSIDCLLYGYLSLILYPQVPQDWLASTIKRKYKSLVAYTDRLHSLLSLATDADHVLRLSQVAAAHAHDMSLPWKAPNTSTMSATIKEIRHGIWMQLPVVGGPRLALSNAKQFPYLDRNLGNMVLSLTASLALAGYLTIRFGFLSWPHGEEVHIFGRRRMADYGHLGDALAGIRLLGPQAGR
- a CDS encoding Pre-mRNA-processing protein prp40, yielding MSAWAEATAPDGRKYFWNKQTKQTSWSKPDDFDAPATPAGPNGSASDWSEAKAPDGRAYYYNKVTKETRWDRPAVMDQAPRQNARPDFVAGRGQDYGRPDRSEDRMTRRDDRMAGLPNKPIFDREGPRGGGGGMPWENRRDDVGFRGPMPAKNDEPDYATHEQAEEAFCKLLKRHNISPDTEWQDALRVVVRDREYRAIKDPKERKVAYEKYCQEVRAQEKGKEKERKEKLREDFRKMLRTHEEIKHYTRWKTARPMIQGEYVYKQAGDDDERKRMFDEYILELKKKHAEEESARRKTAIAELDSMLRVLIVDPDTRWNDAEEKITTSDRFVSEDIFRALNKLDVFYAFENHMKALERVANEKLQQEKRLKRRRERQARDGFRQSLNDKLREGKIKAGSKWQDVHSSFADDPRFTSYVGMPGSDPLDLFWDIVEDEERKLRSKRNDAMDVLEDRRYEMTLDTTFDQFMDVMQSHPKTSVLKDDELNLIYSRLMDKIKKRHEDSKLDAERHKRDIIDGIRTQMKRNRPAIRLEDTLEDVTRLLAGTRDWEAADDDMRATAYEKYMRRLKERDEHERDRARRDRDDRNGARRDDRDRSRDRRHRTRTPEIDAYEADRRKAQEARERSYRKPSFGLTPPPRDRRDDRYISREDDRRHDRRDGVSVYERERRERELERERSYISRADPRDKGKTLDYGDEDAVGSRPGSVRKRRESDGSMRESKRSRRAESAGVLKDEEPALQSGSEEGEIEEV
- a CDS encoding Pirin-like protein translates to MAPDTKFVGLPVIPSLNATNPKPRGIQKVFEAIEQAEGAGATVRRSIGTPRLRNFTPFLMLDHFSVAPGAGFPDHPHRGQETITYLLSGAVDHEDFAGNKGTINAGDLQFMTAGKGIVHAEMPHDDGTGSSNIGMQLWVDLPKDLKACEPRYRDLRAKEIPEATADDGKVKVKVISGRSQGVDSVQELAYTPVWLLDVTIQPGGKLAQPLPAGWNSFAYTLEGKTTWDTGATSREVPQYHNTVFEQKGDQVIASVPADAKENARFILVAGLPLDQPIVQYGPFVLTDASQVRRAMMDHGTYTNGFERAEGWASEIGKVMG